The following coding sequences lie in one Brachionichthys hirsutus isolate HB-005 chromosome 15, CSIRO-AGI_Bhir_v1, whole genome shotgun sequence genomic window:
- the orc2 gene encoding origin recognition complex subunit 2, whose protein sequence is MSGLEVKFVADGDAVEHIVDKQEDGQISSESVQKMVRMKTPAGRRPREEAQLSGSESGVLDQQSYAHALGADSMDEDGEGTSRVAGSSIFTFQKVKRGHGMARTASELARTPAKSVTFSVTPDTNPSTPTRAAHSEIRTPKKNKRVQFVSTTPHRLRKRMMNPSLRSDSDSELSPSDSGEEDQDEEEEEEEAEQRGKKDDKENSKAPRTPGKGLSAALYKTPKKGRGAPEPLPQPSMVEEYFEAHGSAKALTSDRTLDRLHTPKLDRETLVRLLGGKPASFSRELQQLHHKHRQNFSKWMLQLQLGFNVLVYGLGSKRALLGDFRASHLAQEVHVVVNGFFPSITLKAILNALTCEVLEHQGSFRTPSDQIQFITRTLEDSPELHVYLMIHNIDGLMLRGEKTQSALGQLASLPTLHLVASIDHINAPLVWDQFQQSQFNWLWWECVTFQRYADETSYENSLLVQHAGALALSSLTHVLRSLTPNARGIFKLLVKFQLQNKDNPSYTGLSFQEFYQRCREAFLVNSDLTLRTQLTEFRDHKLIRTRKGADGVECLMVAVDPSTLLDFLQSEDGD, encoded by the exons ATGAGTGGACTGGAGGTGAAGTTCGTTGCTGACGGAGATGCTGTGGAGCACATCGTGGACAAACAGGAGG ATGGGCAGATCAGCAGCGAATCTGTTCAGAAGATGGTGCGGATGAAGACCCCGGCCGGAAGGCGACCCAGAGAGGAGGCCCAGCTGAGTGGGAGTGAGAGTGGCGTGCTGGACCAGCAGAGCTACGCCCATGCCCTGGGGGCCGACAGCATGGACG AAGATGGAGAGGGAACGTCGAGAGTGGCTGGATCCTCCATTTTCACTTTTCAGAAGGTGAAGCGTGGACACGGCATGGCCCGGACCG CAAGTGAGTTGGCCCGGACGCCTGCGAAAAGCGTGACCTTCAGCGTGACCCCAGATACCAACCCGTCCACTCCCACCCGAGCAGCCCACA GTGAAATCAGGACACCGAAAAAG AACAAGAGGGTCCAGTTTGTCTCCACGACGCCCCacaggctgaggaagaggatgatga ATCCGAGCCTCCGGTCTGACAGTGATAGTGAGCTCTCGCCCTCTGACTCTGGGGAGGAGGAccaggacgaggaggaggaggaggaggaggcggagcagagGGGGAAGAAAGACGACAAGGAGAACTCAAAGGCACCAAGAACGCCCGGTAAAGGTCTGTCTGCAGCTCTCTACAAAACTCCTAAGAAGGGCAGGGGCGCGCCGGAGCCCCTCCCCCAGCCCAGCATGGTGGAGGAGTATTTTGAAGCTCATGGCAGCGCCAAGGCGCTGACTTCAGACCGGACCCTGGACCGTTTACACACCCCGAAACTGGACAGG GAGACGTTAGTTCGGCTGCTGGGAGGGAAACCGGCGTCCTTCTCCAgagagctccagcagctccaccacAAGCACCGGCAGAACTTCAGCAAGtggatgctgcagctgca GTTGGGCTTCAACGTGCTGGTCTACGGGCTGGGCAGCAAGAGGGCCCTGCTGGGGGACTTCCGTGCGTCGCACCTGGCTCAAGAAGTCCACGTTGTGGTCAACGGATTCTTCCCCTCCATCACCCTGAAAGCA ATCTTAAACGCGCTCACCTGTGAGGTTCTAGAACACCAGGGGAGCTTCCGGACGCCCTCGGATCAGATCCAGTTCATCACCCGGACGCTGGAGGACA GTCCAGAGCTCCACGTGTACCTGATGATCCATAATATCGACGGACTCATGCTGCGAGGAGAGAAGACCCAGAGTGCACTGGGGCAGCTGGCGTCTCTTCCCACCCTGCACCTGGTGGCCTCCATCGACCACATCAACGCGCCGCTAG TCTGGGACCAGTTCCAGCAGAGCCAGTTTAACTGGTTGTGGTGGGAGTGTGTGACGTTCCAGCGCTACGCCGACGAGACGTCCTACGAGAACTCTCTGCTGGTGCAGCACGCCGGAGCGCTGGCGCTGTCCTCCCTGACCCACGTGCTGCGCAGCCTGACGCCCAACGCCAg AGGAATATTCAAGCTGCTGGTGAAGTTTCAGCTGCAGAACAAAGACAACCCGTCATACACAG GATTGTCCTTCCAAGAGTTCTACCAGCGCTGTCGAGAGGCCTTCCTGGTGAACTCTGACCTCACGCTGAGGACTCAGCTGACCGAGTTCAGAGACCACAAGCTGATCCGCACACGCAAG GGTGCGGATGGCGTGGAGTGCCTGATGGTGGCGGTGGACCCGAGCACGCTGCTGGACTTCCTGCAGAGCGAGGACGGGGACTGA
- the LOC137905109 gene encoding UDP-glucuronosyltransferase 1A1-like, whose product MWKAAAFVLLFGVAIWGGAAGDGRGTPNRGGQADSSGFRGNLLVVPVDGSHWVGIKALAQEMGRRGHRVTVVMPEVTIRVGPGEHYGTVTYPVPYDRDKVRSVLALQADFMRKSSWSLTERMTKRWTQIRSIGNLIHSNAESLLFNSSLMSHLAQQGFHAVLTDPLEPTGNFIARRFGIPTINLLRALPCSLDVKSAGCPSPPSYVPRYFTGYLDRMSFTERTVNTLVALLEPLLCRLIYWHFDVMAHRFFGEKVSTAEVLSESDVWLLRTDTIFETPRPVMPNMIHIGGINCNIRNPLPEGLESWLGGGHGFVVFTLGSLVSQMPEEKTSVFLEAFRQIPQKVIWRYAGQVPNHVPDNVKMMDWVPQNDLLAHPGARAFITHAGSHGLFEGLCHAVPMVMVPLGAEQPDNAQKLVKKGVGVMLDIHTLTTESLLRGLSDVINDSRYKEKVQELSALHKDRPVDPLDLAVFWTEFVMRHNGTKHLRPAARQLNWFQYFCLDVAALLVTVLLLLGMLMVKGLKLCLRKPAAKKKRE is encoded by the exons ATGTGGAAAGCTGCAGCGTTTGTGCTGCTGTTCGGCGTGGCTATCTGGGGGGGTGCTGCAGGAGACGGGAGGGGGACCCCAAACCGTGGAGGACAAGCGGACTCCTCCGGTTTCCGCGGGAACCTCCTGGTGGTCCCTGTGGATGGGAGCCATTGGGTGGGGATCAAGGCCCTTGCCCAGGAAATGGGTCGCCGTGGTCACCGGGTCACGGTGGTGATGCCCGAGGTCACCATACGGGTGGGCCCGGGGGAGCACTACGGCACCGTGACCTACCCCGTCCCTTACGACAGGGACAAGGTGAGGTCCGTCCTGGCCCTCCAAGCGGACTTCATGCGGAAGTCCTCCTGGTCTCTGACGGAGAGGATGACGAAACGCTGGACACAAATACGGAGCATCGGAAACCTGATCCACTCCAACGCGGAGAGCCTGCTGTTCAACTCCAGCCTCATGTCACACCTGGCCCAGCAG GGCTTCCACGCCGTTTTGACCGACCCCCTGGAGCCCACCGGTAACTTCATTGCTCGGAGGTTCG GTATCCCCACCATCAACCTGCTGAGGGCCTTGCCCTGCTCCCTGGACGTGAAGTCTGCAggctgcccctcccccccctcgtATGTGCCTCGCTACTTCACTGGATACCTGGACAGGATGAGCTTCACGGAGCGGACGGTCAACACCTTG GTCGCCCTCCTGGAGCCGCTGCTGTGTCGACTCATCTATTGGCACTTTGATGTCATGGCCCATCGGTTCTTTGGAGAGAAGGTCAGCACGGCCGAAGTTCTGTCAGAGTCCGACGTCTGGCTGCTGAG AACCGACACCATCTTTGAGACGCCGCGTCCCGTCATGCCGAATATGATCCACATCGGAGGAATCAACTGCAACATCAGAAACCCTCTGCCCGAA GGTCTGGAgtcctggctggggggggggcacgggttCGTGGTGTTCACTCTGGGCAGCCTGGTGTCACAAATGCCTGAAGAGAAAACGTCCGTCTTCCTCGAGGCCTTCAGACAGATTCCTCAGAag GTGATCTGGAGGTACGCTGGGCAGGTTCCAAACCACGTCCCGGATAACGTGAAGATGATGGACTGGGTTCCTCAGAACGACCTCCTGG CACACCCAGGAGCGCGAGCCTTCATCACGCACGCCGGCTCACACGGGCTCTTTGAGGGACTCTGCCACGCCGTTCCCATGGTGATGGTGCCACTCGGGGCAGAGCAGCCGGACAACGCGCAAAAACTCGTAAAGAAAGGAGTGGGGGTCATGCTGGATATTCACACCCTCACCACGGAGAGCCTCCTCCGGGGGctgagtgatgtcatcaacgacAGCAG GTATAAGGAGAAGGTGCAGGAGCTGTCGGCGCTCCACAAAGACAGACCAGTCGACCCGCTGGACCTCGCCGTGTTCTGGACCGAGTTCGTGATGCGACACAACGGGACAAAACATCTGAGGCCCGCCGCCCGGCAGCTGAACTGGTTCCAGTACTTCTGCCTGGATGTCGCCGCTCTACTGGTGaccgtcctgctgctgctcgggaTGCTGATGGTGAAAGGCCTGAAGCTGTGCCTCAGGAAACCGGCCGCGAAGAAGAAACGGGAATAA
- the cfap410 gene encoding cilia and flagella associated protein 410 isoform X1 — MKLTRKLVLAKAKAADLACVKKLNCWGCGLTDISIFSQMTNVVVLTLSVNSVSSLAPLAGCLSLVELYLRKNAIGSVAEISHLRPLARLRVLSVAENPCCGRDPGRYRLAALRCLPRLQKLDNQVVTEEELARALAEGDELTTPPGSLQNQLSTSGPPEEENDALSYNMEETNRIRQKLGMKPLSRDKFPSPSSPSTRGSNATLKSHTLEAVLLLLRDLNPDELQTVHAATRNRLQAYIADSEPSPGLERTQNRLQAYIADSEPTPGLHSGLRTDSRLT; from the exons ATGAAGCTAACACGGAAGCTGGTTCTCGCGAAGGCCAAAGCGGCCGACTTGGCGTGCGTGAAGAAGCTGAACTGCTG GGGGTGCGGCCTGACTGAC ATTTCTATCTTCTCTCAGATGACCAACGTCGTGGTGCTGACGCTCAG CGTCAACAGCGTCTCTTCTCTCGCTCCTCTGGCTGGATGTCTGTCCCTGGTTGAGCTCTACCTGAGGAAGAACGCCATTGGCTCTGTGGCTGAGATCTCTCACCTGCGTCCGCTGGCGCGCCTCagggttctgtctgtggctgaGAACCCCTGCTGTGGGAGGGACCCCGGCCGGTACCGCCTGGCGGCGCTGCGGTGCCTGCCGCGCCTGCAGAAGCTCGACAACCAAG TGGTGACGGAGGAGGAGCTTGCACGAGCGCTCGCTGAGGGCGACGAGCTAACGACCCCGCCGGGCAGCCTCCAGAACCAGCTTTCCACCAGCGGACCTCCGGAGGAAGAGAATGATGCACTCAGCTACAACATGGAGGAGACCAA CAGAATCAGGCAGAAGTTGGGGATGAAGCCTCTGTCCAGGGACAAGTTCCCCTCGCCATCGTCTCCGTCCACCAGAGGGAGCAACGCCACGCTGAAG AGCCACACTCTGGAAgcggtcctgctgctgctgagggatCTGAACCCAGACGAGCTCCAGACGGTCCACGCAGCCACTCGGAACCGACTCCAGGCTTACATAGCGGACTCAGAACCGAGTCCAGGCTTAGAGCGGACTCAGAACCGACTCCAGGCTTACATAGCGGACTCAGAACCGACTCCAGGCTTACATAGCGGACTCAGAACCGACTCCAGGCTTACATAG
- the rpl37a gene encoding large ribosomal subunit protein eL43, with the protein MVNRACVLRTPSLDSLSAGTMAKRTKKVGIVGKYGTRYGASLRKMVKKIEISQHSKYTCSFCGKTKMKRRAVGIWHCGSCMKTVAGGAWTYNTTSAVTVKSAIRRLKELKDQ; encoded by the exons ATGGTAAATCGCGCATGCGTGTTGCGCACTCCCTCTTTGGATTCCCTCTCCGCCGGAACGATG GCCAAACGCACCAAGAAGGTCGGGATCGTGGGTAAATACGGGACACGCTACGGCGCGTCGCTGAGGAAGATGGTGAAGAAGATCGAAATCTCCCAGCATTCCAAATACACCTGCTCGTTCTGCGGCAag AcgaaaatgaagaggagggcCGTCGGCATCTGGCACTGCGGGTCCTGCATGAAGACGGTGGCCGGAGGAGCCTGGACGTACAA CACGACCTCCGCTGTGACGGTCAAGTCCGCCATCAGGAggctgaaggagctgaaggacCAGTGA
- the ndufb3 gene encoding NADH dehydrogenase [ubiquinone] 1 beta subcomplex subunit 3: MGGDSSMGGDRGHGKVSLPDWRQWKVEGTPLEFTQKRLAARGLKDPWARNEAWRYSGGFARPVTFSDVMLRGFKWGFAAFTVALAVEYVLFPPKKGGH, from the exons ATGGGGGGCGATTCCAGCATGGGGGGCGACCGCGGTCATGGCAAGGTGTCGCTACCGGACTGGCGGCAGTGGAAGGTGGAGGGCACGCCGCTGGAGTTCACGCAGAAGAGGCTGGCAGCCAGGGGGCTCAAGGATCCATGGGCGCG GAACGAGGCGTGGAGATATTCAGGCGGCTTCGCTCGGCCCGTGACGTTCTCCGATGTGATGCTCAGAGGATTCAAGTGGGGCTTTGCTGCCTTCACCGTCGCCCTGGCTGTGGAGTATGTCCTCTTCCCCCCGAAGAAGGGGGGCCACTGA
- the cfap410 gene encoding cilia and flagella associated protein 410 isoform X2, with amino-acid sequence MTNVVVLTLSVNSVSSLAPLAGCLSLVELYLRKNAIGSVAEISHLRPLARLRVLSVAENPCCGRDPGRYRLAALRCLPRLQKLDNQVVTEEELARALAEGDELTTPPGSLQNQLSTSGPPEEENDALSYNMEETNRIRQKLGMKPLSRDKFPSPSSPSTRGSNATLKSHTLEAVLLLLRDLNPDELQTVHAATRNRLQAYIADSEPSPGLERTQNRLQAYIADSEPTPGLHSGLRTDSRLT; translated from the exons ATGACCAACGTCGTGGTGCTGACGCTCAG CGTCAACAGCGTCTCTTCTCTCGCTCCTCTGGCTGGATGTCTGTCCCTGGTTGAGCTCTACCTGAGGAAGAACGCCATTGGCTCTGTGGCTGAGATCTCTCACCTGCGTCCGCTGGCGCGCCTCagggttctgtctgtggctgaGAACCCCTGCTGTGGGAGGGACCCCGGCCGGTACCGCCTGGCGGCGCTGCGGTGCCTGCCGCGCCTGCAGAAGCTCGACAACCAAG TGGTGACGGAGGAGGAGCTTGCACGAGCGCTCGCTGAGGGCGACGAGCTAACGACCCCGCCGGGCAGCCTCCAGAACCAGCTTTCCACCAGCGGACCTCCGGAGGAAGAGAATGATGCACTCAGCTACAACATGGAGGAGACCAA CAGAATCAGGCAGAAGTTGGGGATGAAGCCTCTGTCCAGGGACAAGTTCCCCTCGCCATCGTCTCCGTCCACCAGAGGGAGCAACGCCACGCTGAAG AGCCACACTCTGGAAgcggtcctgctgctgctgagggatCTGAACCCAGACGAGCTCCAGACGGTCCACGCAGCCACTCGGAACCGACTCCAGGCTTACATAGCGGACTCAGAACCGAGTCCAGGCTTAGAGCGGACTCAGAACCGACTCCAGGCTTACATAGCGGACTCAGAACCGACTCCAGGCTTACATAGCGGACTCAGAACCGACTCCAGGCTTACATAG
- the zgc:162816 gene encoding D-serine dehydratase: MEGGALWTLCSPALLVDADKVKRNAQRMKDRCLELGVQLRPHMKTHKTLEGADIMTGGSRRCIVVSTLAEACFYGDRGFDDILYAYSLPFDKVERCAALSERLDLFQVLVDHPEALERLTKRRLRDGRRWHVWLKLDCSNGRAGVLPSDPGAVKLAQAIAEAEGVELTGVYAHCGNTYNCKGVEQIQAVAQETTESTLQFMEKLKAVGITCKSSIGSTPSCSHPVKDMSRLSEVHPGNYVFYDVQQSLIGSCSLEDVAVRVLTRVIGHCPHRNQLLVDCGWCGLSLDGAGKLRTGYAVIEGHPDLKLVSMTQEHGRVEPVSGALDFSSYPLGTPLMLIPYHACATAMMHPVYHVHSAGRLLGQWTPTRGW; this comes from the exons atggaggggggggcgctgtggacCCTGTGTTCCCCGGCTCTGCTGGTGGACGCCGACAAAGTGAAGAGGAACGCCCAGAGGATGAAGGACCGCTGTCTGGAGCTGGGGGTCCAGCTTCGGCCTCACATGAAGACCCACAAGACCCT CGAGGGTGCTGACATCATGACGGGCGGATCACGGAGGTGCATCGTGGTCTCCACGCTGGCAGAAGCCTGTTTCTATGGCGACCGCGGCTTCGATGACATCCTCTACGCCTACTCGCTCCCCTTTGACAAG GTGGAGCGCTGCGCGGCCCTGTCGGAGAGACTGGACCTCTTCCAGGTTCTGGTGGATCATCCTGAGGCTCTGGAGCGTCTCACAAAGAGGCGTCTGAGGGACGGCCGGCGGTGGCACGTCTGGCTGAAGCTGGACTGCAGCAACGGGCGAG ccggtGTCCTGCCCTCGGATCCCGGGGCAGTTAAACTGGCTCAGGCCATCGCTGAGGCGGAGGGGGTGGAGCTAACCGGGGTGTACGCCCACTGTGGGAACACCTATAATTGCAAAGGAGTGGAACAAATCCAGGCGGTGGCCCAAGAAACCACCGAGTCGACCCTGCAGTTCATGGAAAA ACTGAAAGCCGTCGGCATCACCTGTAAGTCCAGCATAGGCTCCACCCCTTCCTGCAGTCACCCGGTCAAAGACATGTCCCGGCTCAGCGAGGTGCATCCTGGAAACTACGTGTTCTACG ATGTGCAGCAGTCCCTGATTGGCTCCTGCAGCCTGGAGGACGTGGCTGTGAGGGTTTTGACCCGAGTCATTGGACACTGCCCCCACAGGAACCAGCTCCTGGTTGACTGTGGCTGGTGTGGACTCAG TCTCGACGGAGCAGGAAAGCTCCGGACCGGATACGCGGTGATCGAAGGACATCCAGACCTCAA GTTGGTGTCTATGACCCAGGAGCATGGCCGGGTGGAGCCCGTCTCGGGAGCGCTGGACTTCAGCTCGTACCCTCTGGGCACGCCGCTCATGCTGATCCCCTACCAT GCGTGTGCGACTGCCATGATGCATCCCGTGTATCACGTGCACTCTGCGGGCCGTCTGCTGGGGCAATGGACGCCGACACGCGGCTGGTGA
- the col6a2 gene encoding collagen alpha-2(VI) chain has product MPGSEVVLLCLLFGALTHGQQTECSGMNECPIDVYFTIDTSETIALQEPPPGSLVESIKEFVRVFVQRLDDAKFRGAVQINWNIGGLHFSQEQRVFSRIGPRNDFLSGLSGIRYLGRGTYTDCALTNMTHEMLRSPSFPKALRFAVVITDGHVTGNPCGGIKVAAEKARDEGVRIFVVAASKTVEETGLREIANSPVTVYRRDFMAVDLSQGRAAVQTETIDRIIKTMKHLAYVECYSVSCLETPGPPGPKGHRGQKGAKGDNGESGPKGEIGRPGDPGIEGPIGQPGTKGDAGLKGDKGEIGSQGKKGVAGIPGRNGTDGQKGKMGRIGAPGCKGDPGNRGPDGHAGDVGERGPSGADGDKGDSGRSGRSGPPGTSGEPGPEGERGSSGSPGIPGLKGNAGVPGLAGARGEQGRRGDYGPKGAQGPDGFGGDKGEMGPEGLRGLPGESGNKGANGDNGLPGPRGAPGASGAAGRNGSRGDPGDAGPRGGSGPLGPNGDPGRPGFNYPGPRGPSGERGEKGNHGPRGSRGDCGQKGEAGDKGTEGESGEPGSQGETGLRGPRGSRGRDGYPGPEGDPGLTECDVMNYIRETCGCCDCEKVCGALDIVFVIDSSESVGLTNFTLEKNFVINTINRLGYLAKDPQSETGTRVGVVQYSHSGTFQAIKLDDPKIDSLSAFKDAVKRLEWIAGGTWTPSALKYAYDTLIRDSRRAKAKVTVVVITDGRFDPRDDDSLLTYLCSDPNVDVSAIGIGDMFDQLEENESLKSIACQRDGRVLGMRRFADLVAEEFIDKIETVLCPDPVVVCPELPCKSEPAVASCVRRPVDVLFMLDGSERMGLENHRRAKEFIENVARRLNLANGQSDERNARLALLQYGSPSEQRVEFPLTHNLTLISDSLAAVTYMDSSSALGSAIIHAVDNVVVPKQGDRLARRNAELAFVFITDGITASEQLDEGMSAMRRAEGVPTVVAIGTDTDEDVLRKVSLGDASAIFRAADYTFLSKASLFERFIRWIC; this is encoded by the exons atgccGGGCTCTGAGGTGGTCCTGCTCTGCCTCCTTTTCGGGGCCCTGACTCACGGCCAGCAAACGGAATGTTCCG GGATGAACGAGTGTCCCATAGACGTGTACTTCACCATAGACACGTCTGAGACCATCGCCCTGCAGGAGCCGCCCCCCGGCTCGCTGGTGGAGAGCATCAAGGAATTTGTCAGGGTGTTTGTGCAGCGTTTAGACGATGCTAAGTTCAGAGGAGCCGTCCAGATCAACTGGAACATCGGCGGTCTGCACTTCTCCCAGGAGCAGAGAGTGTTCAGCCGCATTGGACCCAGGAATGACTTCCTCTCT GGTCTCAGTGGGATCCGGTACCTGGGGAGGGGCACCTACACCGATTGTGCCCTCACCAACATGACCCACGAGATGCTGCGCTCACCATCATTCCCTAAAGCCCTTCGATTTGCTGTGGTCATCACCGATGGCCATGTGACCGGAAACCCCTGTGGGGGCATCAAAGTGGCGGCAGAGAAGGCTCGCGACGAGGGTGTCCGAATATTCGTGGTGGCGGCATCAAAGACTGTCGAAGAGACCGGGCTCCGGGAGATCGCCAATTCTCCAGTGACCGTCTACAGGAGGGATTTCATGGCTGTGGATCTGAGCCAGGGCAGAGCCGCCGTACAGACGGAGACGATTGACCGCATCATCAAGACAATG AAACATCTGGCGTATGTCGAG TGTTACAGCGTGTCCTGTCTGGAGACACCAGGACCTCCTGGTCCAAAAGGCCACAGAGGACAGAAA GGAGCTAAAGGAGACAACGGTGAATCAGGTCCCAAGGGGGAGATAGGCCGTCCAGGAGACCCTGGTATCGAGGGTCCAATCGGTCAACCTGGTACCAAA GGAGACGCAGGTCTTAAAGGTGATAAG GGCGAGATCGGATCCCAAGGGAAGAAG GGCGTGGCTGGCATCCCAGGACGCAacgggacagacggacagaag GGTAAAATGGGACGTATCGGGGCTCCCGGCTGCAAAGGAGACCCGGGCAACCGA GGTCCTGATGGTCACGCTGGCGATGTCGGCGAACGTGGTCCATCTGGAGCTGATGGGGACAAG GGTGACTCCGGCCGCTCTGGGCGATCTGGTCCTCCTGGCACATCTGGAGAGCCTGGACCAGAG ggagagaggggaagttCTGGCTCGCCTGGCATCCCTGGACTGAAAGGAAACGCA GGAGTTCCTGGACTTGCTGGAGCCAGAGGAGAGCAG ggaagaagaggagactaTGGACCTAAAGGTGCTCAGGGGCCAGATGGATTCGGGGGCGACAAG GGTGAAATGGGGCCGGAGGGTTTGAGAGGACTTCCAGGTGAATCAGGAAACAAAGGAGCAAAT GGGGACAACGGCCTGCCAGGACCCAGAGGGGCACCGGGGGCATCAGGAGCGGCAGGAAGAAAT GGTTCCAGAGGTGACCCTGGGGATGCTGGACCCAGAGGAGGATCTGGACCACTTGGACCAAAT GGAGACCCAGGACGACCCGGCTTCAACTATCCTGGACCCCGAGGACCATCG ggtgagagaggagagaagggcaACCATGGACCTCGGGGCAGCAGAGGAGACTGTGGTCAAAAGGGAGAGGCAGGAGACAAAGGAACCGAAGGAGAGTCC GGTGAGCCAGGATCTCAGGGTGAAACTGGATTAAGAGGACCAAGAGGAAGTCGTGGGCGTGAT ggatATCCTGGACCTGAGGGAGACCCTGGCCTCACC GAATGTGATGTCATGAACTACATCAGAGAGACGTGTGGCTGCTGTG ACTGCGAGAAGGTCTGCGGCGCCCTGGacattgtgtttgtgattgACAGCTCAGAGTCCGTGGGTCTGACCAACTTCACCCTGGAGAAGAACTTTGTCATCAACACCATCAACAGACTGGGATACCTGGCCAAAGACCCTCAGTCAGAGACAG GAACACGCGTGGGAGTCGTTCAGTACAGTCACAGCGGAACCTTCCAGGCCATCAAACTCGATGACCCCAAGATCGACTCGCTGTCTGCCTTCAAG GATGCAGTGAAGAGACTGGAGTGGATCGCCGGAGGAACGTGGACGCCATCGGCTCTGAAATACGCCTACGACACCCTGATCAGGGACAGCCGCAGAGCCAAAGCCAAGGTCACCGTCGTGGTCATCACGGACGGACGCTTCGACCCCAGAGACGACGACTCTCTGCTCACCTACCTGTGCAG CGATCCCAACGTTGACGTGAGCGCCATCGGTATCGGAGACATGTTTGACCAGCTTGAGGAGAACGAGAGTCTGAAGAGCATCGCCTGCCAGCGGGACGGCAGGGTGCTGGGCATGAGGCGCTTCGCTGACCTGGTGGCGGAGGAGTTCATCGACAAGATCGAAACCGTGCTCTGCCCAG ATCCCGTCGTTGTTTGCCCCGAGCTTCCTTGTAAATCAG AACCCGCGGTGGCCAGCTGTGTTCGGCGGCCAGTGGATGTGCTTTTCATGCTGGATGGTTCCGAGAGGATGGGACTGGAGAACCACCGGCGGGCCAAAGAGTTCATCGAGAACGTAGCTCGCCGCCTTAACCTGGCCAACGGCCAATCGGATGAGAGGAATGCTCGCTTGGCTCTGCTGCAGTACGGCAGCCCGAGCGAACAGCGGGTGGAGTTCCCGCTGACGCACAATCTCACGCTGATCTCTGATTCGCTGGCGGCGGTGACCTACATGGACTCTTCCTCGGCTCTGGGCAGTGCTATCATCCATGCTGTCGACAACGTGGTGGTTCCAAAG CAGGGAGACCGGTTGGCTCGCCGCAACGCCGAGCTGGCGTTTGTGTTCATCACCGACGGCATCACAGCCAGCGAGCAGCTGGACGAGGGCATGAGCGCCATGAGACGAGCGGAAGGCGTTCCTACGGTGGTCGCCATAGGGACGGACACAGACGAAGACGTCCTGAGGAAGGTGTCGCTCGGCGACGCGTCGGCCATCTTCAGAGCCGCTGACTACACGTTCCTGAGCAAAGCCTCGCTCTTTGAGCGCTTCATCCGCTGGATATGCTAG
- the pecr gene encoding peroxisomal trans-2-enoyl-CoA reductase, translating into MAAVSVFRPGLFKHKVAIVTGGGTGIGRAISVELLGLGCRVVISSRNAQRLEAAAQEMRQQIPGGSSPASVSALKCNIRNEDEVKALVSAVLERYGRIDFLVNNGGGQFPSPVEDMSSKGWTAVMDTNVNGSFHCCQQVYRAWMKEHGGAIVNIIADMWRGFPGMAHSGAARAAVDNLTKSLAIEWAPSGVRVNAVAPGTIFSRTAMENYKESGPELFKLSVPNVPAKRLGVPEEVSSAVCFLLSPGASFVSGATLRVDAGQSLYRSLWEIPDHSAWPEAPAGENRDSLQDLLNPKSKL; encoded by the exons ATGGCGGCGGTCAGTGTTTTCAGGCCCGGTCTGTTCAAACATAAAGTGGCAAtagtcacggggggggggaccggcATCGGGAGGGCGATCTCCGTGGAGCTGCTGGGGCTGG GTTGCAGGGTGGTGATCTCCAGCAGGAACGCCCAGCGCCTGGAGGCCGCTGCTCAGGAGATGAGGCAGCAGATCCCGGGGGGGTCCAGTCCCGCCAGCGTCTCCGCTCTGAAGTGTAACATCCGGAACGAGGACGAG GTGAAGGCGCTGGTGTCGGCGGTCCTGGAGCGGTACGGCAGAATCGACTTCCTGGTGAACAATGGCGGCGGCCAGTTCCCCAGCCCGGTGGAGGACATGTCCTCTAAAGGCTGGACCGCGGTGATGGACACCAACGTGAACGGAAGCTTCCACTGCTGCCAGCAGg TCTACAGGGCCTGGATGAAGGAGCACGGCGGCGCCATCGTCAACATCATCGCTGACATGTGGCGGGGCTTCCCCGGGATGGC CCACAGCGGCGCCGCCAGGGCAGCGGTGGACAACCTGACCAAGAGTCTGGCTATCGAGTGGGCGCCGTCCGGCGTCCGGGTCAACGCGGTTGCACCG GGAACCATCTTCTCCAGGACCGCCATGGAGAACTACAAAGAGTCCGGTCCGGAGCTCTTCAAGCTGTCCGTCCCAAATGTCCCTGCCAAACGGCTGGGAGTCCCCGAGGAG GTCTCGTCAGCCGTGTgtttcctgctgtctcctggGGCCTCCTTCGTCTCCGGGGCCACCTTGAGGGTCGATGCTGGGCAGAGTCTGTACCGGTCCTTGTGGGAGATCCCCG ACCACAGCGCCTGGCCGGAAGCTCCGGCGGGAGAGAACCGGGATTCTCTGCAGGACTTGCTGAACCCAAAAAGCAAACTGTGA